The following DNA comes from Campylobacter concisus ATCC 51562.
TCACGCCTAGATATAAAACAGGCGACAAATATACGGTAAGACTTTTTACATGTCTAATAATAGCCTTTGTTGATAGATTTGGCTTTGATGAGCTTAGCAAAAATGTTTGCGCATTTTTTTATAGATACGTTTATACTTTGCGATTAGTAAAACAATCCGTATACCTAGAAAGTATCAACAAGTATGCTTTGGGCAATCAAGATGAAAATAATGGGCTAAATTTGTTTGAAAAAATATCCCATATGAGATCTCCTGATGAAATTTACGGCATTACGCTAGAAAGTATTGTCCTACGTAATGTTGTTGTTGGCAAAGAAGAAGGTGCAGGTTATGATGGAATAATGAAAGAAATGGGGATAAAAGAATGAAAAAAATTAACAGTTTAGAAGTAAAAGAAATTTTTAACAGTAAATACATTATACCGATATACCAAAGAAATTACGCTTGGGAAAGCAAACAAATAGAGGCACTTTTAGATGACATTAAAAACTATAAGGGTGTAGGTTATTTTATAGGAAGTTTGGTAGTAAGAGAAAAAGACGGCTTTTTTGAGGTCATAGACGGACAACAAAGACTCACGACTCTATTTTTGATACTAAAATACCTTGAATCTAAACAAGATATAGAATATACAGAAGATAAACTTAAATTTGAAGCCAGAGAAAAGTCAAATGTAACACTATCAAAAATTTGTAAAGATGTAAATTTAGAGGACTTGCCTTCTGCCGAAATAGCAAGTGGATTTAGCGTCATAAGGCAATATTTGGAAAAAAATCAGAATTTTGATAAAAATAAAATTTTAAACGCTAGAATTTTACGTGTGCCAGTTCCAGACGATACCGATCTAAATCATTTTTTTGAGATAATGAACACAAGAGGCGAGCAGCTCGAGGCTCATCAGATTGCAAAGGCAAATATTTTAAATGCGCTACAAAATGATAGCGATAAAAAGATCGCGGCTTTAGTCTGGGATGCTTGCGCAGATATGGATAGATATGTGCAGATGGGTTTTTCAACAGATATAAGAAAAGAAATATTTGGAGGAAATTGGGAGAAAGTTTGTGTTAGCCAGAGCGAGCTTTTTGGCATTTCATTAAACGACGAAGAAGAAAATAGCGAATCAAAAAGTCTAGATGAAATTTTAAAGCTAAATTTAAGCGCAAATAAAGCAGCGGAAGATAAGGATGAAAATATAAGATTTTCATCTATAATAAATTTCCCGAATTTTCTTTTGCAAGTAAATGCCGCCATAGACAATATAAGCACAGAGATAAGCACAAATGAACTACTTGATGATAAAAATTTGATTAAAAACTTACCAAAGCACTGGGGCGATAATGAAAAAGCCAAAAATTTTATCTACAATCTCTTAAAATTTAGATTCTTGTTTGATAAATTTATCATAAAAACTGACAATAACGACAAAAAAGACGGCGAAAAATGGTCTCTAAAAATGCTTAAAAAGTACTCCAATAACGGCAAAGATACCTTTGGCTACGTCGATACTTTTAGCGATAATAGACTGATTACAATTTTACAGTCTTGTTTACGTATAACATATACCTCGCCGCGTGCGATGGAGTGGATATATTCGCTACTTAAATCGCTTGCAAATAATGAATCAGTAAGTGGCATACAAGAGTTTTTGGAAAAATATGCAATAGGAAAAGTGTCTGAAGCCTTAAAGAACAGTAGCTCTTACCCAACATGCGAGAGGATTGTTTTTTCTTATCTTGACTATGTTTTGTATAGAGATTGTGTACTTGACAACAAAAACAATGAAATAAAGTTAAAACTACAATCTGCTTTTGATAAAATTAAAAATAAAAATTTGAAAACTTTACAAGAGTGGGAATTCGGCTTTAGAAGCTCGGTAGAGCATTTTTATCCGCAGCATCCTTCTGCGGGCAGTATAGAGCCTATAGAGAACAAAGACATACTGAACTCTTTTGGAAATCTAGCGCTTATAACTACTTCCGGTAACTCTAAATTTTCAAATCTAGCTCCATCCGCCAAGCTTAATACCTATCCAAGCATCATAACTCAAAGCTTAAAGTTAATTCTAATGTCAGAGTGCATAAAAGGTGGTAATTTGGATGAATATAAACAAGCAATTGGCAAACATGGCGAAGAGATGTTGGGTATTTTGCGCAAAAGCTAGATGATATAAAATGAAAACATATAGGAGATCAAAAAATATTTAATCTTACACCTAAAAAATATCAAATATTTTAAAGTTTCGCCTTTATAGCCATTATCCTCTTGTATGAAGCGTCAATTCGCTCTTTGCTGATCTTTTTCTCGTTTACTGCATCGACTATGATCTGAGTGACTAGATCGGCTGTTCTTTGGTTGTTTATCTTAAACTCGCTAAAAAGTAAGATATCGCCACCAGCGTTTATAAATTTCACCACTTTTTGCGCCAAAGCTTCGTCGCCAACGCCTTTCATCAGCATATCATCGCTGATAACCACACCATTAAATTTAAGCTCATTTCGCAAGAGATCGGTTATTATTTTTTTAGAAAGTGTGGCTGGATTGTCCTCGTCGATGCCTTTTACAAAAAGGTGTCCGACCATGATGATCTGCGCTCTACCAGTACTTATGGCGTCTTTATATGGCAAAAGTGCATCTTTACTTAGCGTGACTTCGCTCTTGTTTTTATGCGAGTCCTCTTTTGAGCTACCATGCCCTGGAAAGTGCTTAAGCGTCGTTAGGATGCCCTGCTCTTTAAATGCGTCCATAAAAGCATCAGCATAGATCACCACCTTGCTTGCATACTCGCTAAACGCTCTTTGCTTAGCGGCGATGATCGGTGAGTTTTCATCGTGCAGATCAACCACTGGGGCGAAATTTAAATTTATGCCGCACTCTTTTAAATTTATAGCCATTTTTGAGTAGAGATCGTATGCGCTTTTGATATCAAGCGTGCTTGCGACCTCGTATGCGCTAGGATATGGACCATCAAAGCTCTTATCCTTCATGCGGCTAACATTGCCGCCCTCTTCGTCGATAGCGATGAAAATTTTAGGGCTTTTCTCTTTGATCACCTTTATGCTAGCTTTTAGCTGAGCTTTGCTAGTCACGTTTCTACCAAGTAGCATCACACCGCCAAACCTCTCATATCCAGCGTCGCTTAACATCGCACGAAACGCAGCGTCTTTTGTGCTAGCTCCGTTAAAGCCAACCATTATCATCTGCGAGACCTTGGCTCTTAGGCTCACCTCAGCACCGTTTAACCCCAGAGTAAAAATAGCCATAAAAAGTATAAATTTAAAAGCTCTCATCTTCTTCCCAAAAGCGATTTTACGCTCTCAAAAACATCTTTGCCATTTAGCATATTTTCAACCTCGCTTGCGATTGGCACATATATGCTCTTTTCTTTAGCAATCTTGCTAATAGCTCTTGCAGTATCCACGCCCTCGGCCACCTCGCCAAGCTCATTTAAAATTTTCTCTAGTCTCTCGTGCCTTGCGATGCCAAGACCTACGCGGTAGTTGCGTGAAAGTATCGATGAGGCAGTTAAAAACAGATCCCCTGCACCGCTTAGTCCCATAAATGTCTCATCTTTTGCGCCAAAAAATTTACCAAATCTAGCCATCTCTACAAGCCCACGCGAAATGAGGCTCGCCCTTGCGTTATTACCAAGACCAAGTCCGTCACAGATACCACCAGCTATGGCGATCACGTTTTTATAGGCTCCACACACCTCAGCGCCGATCACATCATCAGAAGTGTATGCTTTCATATAGCTTGGGAAAAATGAGGCAAATTTTAAAGCTAAATTTTCATTTTTAGAATTTACCACCAAAGCGCAAGGAAGCTTCTGCATGATCTCTTTTGCAAAGGTCGGTCCTGAGAGAAAAGCCAAATTTTCTCTATCAACAAAGTCTTCATAAATTTCATTTAAAAATTTAAGATTTGCCGTGTCTATACCCTTGCTAGCGACTAATATCTTTTGGCCTTTGTTTTTGTAGTTTTGCTTTAGCCATAAATTTGTAGCTTGCGTTGGGATAGTGCAGACTAGGTATTCGCACTCCAAAGCTTCATCCAAGCTTACAAAATTTGGCATCTCTCTTGGCGTTCTTGAGCTGACGACACACTCGTTATTCTCACTAAATGCGTGAAACAGCGCACTGCCCCACTTGCCAGCTCCGATGACTGCTATGCTCATTTTAGCCCTTTTTTAGCCTATTTTGGCCTTTAAAAGCTCATTGACCTTGCCTGGGTTAAAGGCACCCTTGCCCTCTTTCATCACCTGACCGACAAAGAAGCCAAACATCTTATCTTTGCCGTTTTTATACTCTTCGACTTTGTCGGCGTTTGCAGCTAAAATTTGATCTATGATCGCGATGATCGCTGAGTCGTCACTCACTTGTTTTAAGCCAAGCTTTTCGATGACGCTATCTACGTCCACGTCATTTTCCATTAGATAGTCTAGCACCTCTTTTGCAGCCTTGCCGCTTATCGTTCCGTCTTCTATGCGTTTTAGTAAATTTATCATTTTAGCACTATTAACTGGGCTAGTCTCGATCGTTACGCCGTTATTTAAGCGACCAAGAAGCTCGACTATGAGCCATGTAGTAGCAAGCTTTGGCTGAATTCCGGCAGCAATTAGTTCTTCAAAATATCTAGCCATCTCGACGCTTTGAGTTAAATTTAAAGCATCACTCTCTTTTACACCTAGCTCACTAACATATCTTGCCACCTTTTGCTCGGCAAGCTCTGGAATTTTTATCGCTTCATTATACATATCTTCTGAGATCTCAACTGGCAGTAAATCAGGGTCAGGAAAATACCTATACTCCGCACTATCCTCTTTGCCACGCATAGATCTTGTCACTAAATTTGTCGTGTCAAACAACCTTGTCTCTTGATAGACTTCTTGGTCGTATTTGCCATCTTCCCAAGCTGCGCTTTGGCGCTCCACTTCGTAATCGATCGCCTTTTGGATAAATTTAAATGAGTTTAGATTTTTTATCTCAACCCTTGTGTAAAGCTTAGTGTCGCCTTTTGGACGAATAGAGACATTTGCGTCGCAGCGAAAGCTACCTTCTTGCATATTTGCGTCGCTGATGTTTAAAAAGCGAAGGATTGAGTGTAGTTTTTTAAGATAAGCCACCGCCTCATCACTGCTTCTAAGATCTGGTTCGCTAACTATCTCAAGAAGTGGCGTGCCAGCTCTATTTAAATCAACTAAGCTCTCCTTTTCTTCGTGGATGTTCTTGCCAGCGTCCTCTTCAAGATGCGCTCTAGTTACACCTATGCGTTTTTTAGTGCCATTTACGTCGATTATTAGCTCGCCGCCTTCTACGATAGGTATCTCAAACTGAGAAATTTGATATGCCTTTGGAAGGTCTGGATAGAAGTAGTTTTTTCTATTAAAGACTGATTTTTTATTGATCTTAGCATTTATCGCTGTGCCAAAACTGATAGCCTTTTTTACAGCCTCTTTGTTTAGCACAGGTAGCGCTCCAGGCAAAGCTAGGCAGGTCGGACAAACGTGAGTGTTTGCCTCGTCACCGAAGCTAGTTGAGCAAGAGCAGAAAATTTTAGTTTTTGTATTAAGCTGAGTGTGAACTTCTAAACCGATAACGACTTCAAACATATTTTTACCTTTAAATTTATACAAATTTTTAAGGCGTATTTTAGCGATACTTTCTTTTAAAATATCTAAAAATGAGCGCTTTGACTGGAAAAATAAAGAATGTGATTTAAAAATTTAAATAGTTTTAAAAAGGAAAAGCCATATAAAAATATGGCTTTAAATTTTAATGCTCGTGCTCACTAATAGCAACGGCACCAGCTAGATAAACGTAAGTTAGCATCATAAAGATAAATGTTTGCAAAACAGCCATAAGCGTTAGAAGCGCAAAAGCTGGAAGCGGAGCAAACCAAGGTGCAAGTGTAAGCATCGCTAGCAAGAATAGATCGTCACCCTTGATATTACCAAAAAGACGAAATGATAGCGAAACTACACGTGAAAGATGCGAGATGACTTCGACTGGAAACATAATAGGAGCTAGAAATTTATTCGGCCCCATAAAGTGCCCAAAGTATTTGAAAAATCCATTTTCTCTAATGCCCTCAAAGTTGTAATAAACAAATACAACTAAAGCCAAAACTAGAGTTAAATTTAGACTTGATGTTGGTGACTCAAATCCAGGAATAATACCTACAACATTTGAAAAAAATACGATAAAACCGATAGTTGCAACAAGTGGAAGATATTTCCTTGCTAGTTTTTCACTGCCTAAAGTATCTCTTCCCATCGATATAACGCCCTCCAAATAAGCTTCAACTATATTTTGAAGACCTCTTGGTACAAGCTGCATCTTACTCCTTGCTATATAAGCAACTACGATAACAATCAAAGCTACAAGCAGAAAGTGAAATGCATAGATAAAGGCGTGGGAGCTATTTAGGAAATTTGAAAATAAAAACAAATCTTTCATTAATTTACCTTGGATTTAGAATTTTGCGTGATTGTAACAAAATTATTGTTAAAACATTTTTAATTTTAAACTCTGAAATAATCGAAAACCAATTTACAAATAGTCACTGCAACTACCACTAGAAACATTGTTCTAATAAATTTTACCTCTTTTTTAATGACAAGATTTGATCCAAAATATGCGCCTAAAATTTGACCAACTGCCATCAAAAGTCCAACAGCCCAAAGCATCTGTCCGCCAGCTATAAAAATGCCAAGAGCAACGATATTGCTAGTAAAATTTAAGAGTTTCGTATGAGCGACAGCTTTTTTTAAATTTAGCCCAATTAGTGCCACTATCGCAAATGTCCAAAAAGAGCCTGTTCCTGGACCAAAAAAACCATCATAAAAGCCAAGTATCAGCCCAAAAACTACATAAAATAGCTTCTCATTCATCTTTGCAGCTCTATCATTTTCGCCGACTTTTGGCATAAAAAGCGTGTAGATAAAAATAGCAATCAGTAAAAATGGGATAATTATCTTTAAAAAATTTGTATTTAAAAATAGGATAACCACCGCTCCGATGATAGCTCCAATGAAAGTAAAAACGATACCTACAAAGCACTCTTTATAATTAATTAATCCCCGTTTTGTGAAATTTAGAGTCGCTGTAAAGCTACCAAAAACTCCTTGGAGCTTATTTGTACCAAGTGCAAGGTGTGGCGGCACACCCATCGCCATAATAGCTGGAAGCGTTATAAGCCCACCTCCACCAGCGATAGAATCGATAAAACCACCTAAAAACGCAGCTACAAAAAAAACGACATAGCTAAGTAGATCAAATTCCATTTTTTGCTCTTTTGATAATTGAAATAAAAGCAGATTGTAATTTATTTGTACTTATCTTTTTGTAAAATTTTTATATTTGAAATGAGAGATTTTTAAAATTTATAAATTTTAACGAGCCTTTAGATCTAGCTCAAAGACTCGTTTATTAAAGTGATTACTTAATAACGCCACAAAGCATTCTAGCGCCACCGCCGCCAAGTGCTTTTGGGTTGTCGCTGTGGTTGTCGCCACCAACATGAACCATTAGTGAGTGACCTTTTAGCTCGTCAAGACTTTTTATCTTTGGGGCTAGCACTGGATAGTTCGCATTGCCCTCAGCATCTACGTAAAGTGCTGGCAAATCGCCTTTGTGGCCCTTGTCGTCCCATGCAAAAGAGTGCATCTTTGTGCCAGCTGGATCCCAGTGACCGCCTGCTTTCATGCCAAGGCCTTTTTCAGTCGCACCACAGTCAGCATTTTCATGGATGTGAAAGCCGTGTAGTCCTGCAGTAAGTCCCTTTAAATTTGGAAAAAATGCAACGCCGTAGTTTGTCTTAACAGCTACTACTTCGCCGACACTCTTATCGCCCTTCTCGCTTAGCTCATTAACAGGTATAACTAGATGCTCTCCAGCTTTCGCATCAAAGTGATGACCTTCGTGAGCAAAAAGCAAAGTTCCCAAAACTGCACTTAGTAAAACGATTTTTTTCATACAAGCTCCTTGTGGATAAAATTGTACGGCAAGTCTACCCTAAATTTAAAAATTTAGCAATAATTTTTATTGATTAAGATTTTTTATGATAGTTTCTAACTCTTTACTCTGCCCTATTCTATAAAGCGCAAAGTCGTATTTTATCGGATCAAACTCATCAAATTCTCTAAGTTTTTTTGTAAGATCCATGACTGCTTTGAAATCGTAGCTCTTTCTGTTTATAAGTCCTAAATTTAAAGAAACTCTATGCGTATGAACATCAAGCGGCATCAAAAGTTTATCTTTTGGTAAATTTTTAAATAGCCCAAGGTCGATGTCGCTATCTCTAACCATCCAGCGAAGATACATGTTATAGCGTTTATATGGGCTTTGTGGCTCCCTCTCAAAACTCTTACCAAAGAAAAACTCATATCCATCCGAGCGGTAAGAATTTAGCTTATATATAAATTTTATAAGCTCATTTACGCCCTCTATCATCTCGCCATTTTTTGCAAGACCTTGGCGTAAAATTTTCTCTATGTCACCCTCTTTTTTAAGGCGTGAGAGAGTGATAAAAATTTCTCTCACATCATTTTCATTTTGAAAGCGGTATTTGAAATTTGATAAATTTTTCTTGATATTTTGCTCGCTCTCATCAAGCAAACCAAAATCAAGCGAATTTAGAAATTTTACTATCATTTTTGCGTTACCATAAGCAAATAACGCACAAATGAGCGCTATGTTTGGCTCTTTAAATTTAGTGGCTACTTGAAGTGGATCTGGGGCTTCAAATAGCCCCAAATTTGTATTTTTACTAAGTACGTGCGAGTCTAAAAGGCTCTTTAGCTCGCTCATTGTTTTAGTGAAAGAAGCGTGTCAAGCATCTGATCAACGGTCGTGATGATCTTTGCAGCTGCGCCGTAACTAGCTTGAAAGCGGATCAAATTTGTAAGCTCTTCATTGGTATCTACGCCACTTGTTGATTGAAATTCCTCTTCAGCTGTCTTTTGCAAAGACGTATTTGTATCGTGGATCGTATTATTCGCCTCTGTATCACTCGCCATGTCAGTCGTAAGATAGCGGTAATATCCCTCGATCGTCTCATCTCTATCAAGCGCTATACCACTTGAGTAAAAGGTCTGCTTTTGATACTGAAGCTGGATCATTTTATTTGCAACTTCATTATTTCCGATAACTGGCTTTGAGTAGGCACGAAGCTTTGTGTGGTCTTGGGTAAAATTTTGATTTATGCCGATACTATTTGAGTCAGTACCTGAAAAAAATCTATTTATGCCAACAGCACCTGGGAAATTTGTACCGTGATCGACTATTGATATGCTATAAAGCCCTTGAGCTTGTTTTGGAATGAGAGAAAATGTGCCTTTTTTAGTATTTTTATCATAAAAATATGACGCCTCAAAAAAGTCATCAACGTCATTTAGCATATTATTGTCTTTATTGTCATCTGAGTTTGAGTTAAAGTCTTTGACGATAGAGTTGCCATATCTTGTATCATTCATCGTCGTCGTGCCATTTACATTTATAGTTTTTCTGGCCACGACATTACCTTTGTTATCATAAACAATAGCTTCAAAACTTCCGTTTCTTATACTATTATCATGATTCATCAGCGTCTTATCGCCTTCTAAATAACTTATCGGATCTGAGTTAGAAATTTCAACTGCGGATTCGGCATAGATATTATTTGTACTTGTTATCAAGGTTTTACTAAATGTATTTAAATTATCAATGTATTTTTGGATCGTTCCGTCGCTAAATTTATCATTATCTGGCTCGTAGTTTCTACCCCTAAGATCAAGTGCAGCTCCGATTTTACCACCTGTAATCTTTTCTTCCATTGGGATTCTTCTGCCATCTTCTCTTTCATAATAAATTTTTGTATATCGTCCACTTTCAGTTGAACTCATAGAAATTTCATGAAAATTTACACCATCAACGACACTTACGCCACCAATGTTTAGATTGTAGTATTTTCCTTGATCTGTTATTCCTGTATCTACCCTAGAATTGCTCTTTAGATCACTTTTATAAACTGCTGTATTTACCAGCTTTGACATAGCAAGTTCAAGCTCATCACGTTTATCACGAAGATCATTTGCATTTATTTTTATACCAGCGTCCGCACCTGATTCTATTCTTTGGATTTGCTTATTAATATTTGCTATTTGTCTGCCTAGCGAATTTATCTCATTTATATTTATTTTTATCGTTTCATCAATCTTTTCATGCATATCATAAAGCATCTTTGACGAGCGGTTAATACTTGCAGTTAATACACTTGCTTTATTTATCAAATTTACTTTCTGAGCACCAGCATTAGGGTTTGAAGCAAAGTTATTCCACGCGGAAAAATACTCCTGGATATCCTTCACCATTCCATTATCTTTTAGATCAGGAAAATATTTTGTAGCTTCTTGCAAAATTCTTTGTTTATAGGCTGTATTTTCTAAATTTGACGATGAGTATTTTAGTCTTGAGTAGGCAAACTCATCATGAAGCCTTGTTATAGTATCTACTTGTGTGCCTGTGCCAACTCCACCAGGGACTGTATTCATCGCTGGAGATGCAGATTGGACAACACGCTGCCTCGTATAGTAGTTGCTATCAGCGTTTGCGATATTATTTCCGGTTGTACTTATTTGAAGCTGGGCTGCATTTAGTCCTGAAACACCCGTGCCTAATGACATAAAAATATTAGCCATTTTTTAAACCCTTGATTTATAAAAATTATTATCTATGCTGTTTCCATCTTGGCCGTATTCACTTGCTTTAGTGCCAAAAATTTTTTCATTAAGTGAGTCAAAAAATTCTTTAACGGCAACAACATGTCTTGCATATTCTTTATTGACTTTATGTAAATTTTCAAGCTTTGAACGCATAAGTACAAGCTTTGACTTCACTTCATCATCTAAAACACTAGCAAGTGTAGTCGTACCGCTCTCTTTTGATACCTTTAAAAGCTCTTTATCTAGTGCTCTTTTTGTATCTTCAAATGCACGAACTAAGGCATTTTTTTTCTTTACACTCTCATCAACACTTGAGTGCTTAGCTTCTTTTATATTTGCGATATCTTGTATGGTTAAATTTATGAGCTCATCAAGCTCGCCTATAGCCTCGTCCAAAAGCTTTTTTATCATTTAAATTCCTTAATTACAGCAACGCATCAGCCACAGCCCTAGCCGTTTTTGAGATATCAACCTGATAAGTACCATTTTCTATGGCATCAGCTATCTCTTTTAGCTTTGCGTTTTCGTTTGTTCTTACTTCTTTACTCTGAGTTTCGACCTTGGCATCGCTATTTTTATTTAGCGTATTTGCCTGAAAATTTGGTCTTTGATTTAAAGGCCTTATCATATTCATACCTCTTAAAATAAAATGTTTATATCACTACATCGGCAGAATATAAATTTACTTAAGAGTCTCTCTTTAAAAAATCGTACAAAAGTTCTGAAAAACCAAGATTTCCGCTCAATGCTTTACTCATTGCATCGTTATACATTGACCTATAAATATCACTACCAGCAGCCTTTGGATATAGCGAGTTGTGCTCGTCTTCTTTTAAAGCAATATCAAGCACAGCCTTTACCATATATGCCTCAAACGCATCAGTTTGCTCTTTTAAAAGTGCATCTTGTTTGGCATTTGCGTTTTTTATCTTATTTGCCGAAATTTCATTGTATGAATTTAGCGCCAAGGTGTTATCTATTTGCATTATATTATCTCCAGATCGACTTGTATCGCACCAACTCGCTTTAAATTTTCAAGTATCGATATGATATCACTTGGTGTTGCCCCAAGCTTGTTTAGCGCTCTTGTTACATTTGCAACGGTTGTTTTTTCGCCTGAAATTTTAAGTAAATTTTGACTAGGCGCAACAGATGTGTCGCTTCCTATATTTACATCATTTTGTGCTGCTTCATCGTAGCTATTTGGCTCTATTTTTATTGTGATTGCACCATGCGTTAAGACAACTGGGCTAACTACGGCATTTATGCCACTTACTATCGTGCCAGTTCTCTCATCAACTACTATCTTCTCATCTGGCTTATACTCTACATCAAGATCAAGCACAGCGCTTGCAAGCTCGATAATGCTAACATCATCTGGCTTTTTAACGATAACCGTTCTTGGATCGATCGCCTTTGCGGCATCATCAGAGATATTTGCATTTATAGCATTTTGGATATCAAGAGCGGTTTTAAAATTTGTATCTTTTAGGCTTAGTCTTATGCTATCTTGATTGTAAATATCATAAGTCACTTCTCGCTCAACTAAAGCACCATTTAGGATAGAGCCAACGGTTGGGTGGTTGCCACCTGATCTACCCATGCTTTTTCCGCCGATACTTAAAGCACCTTGAGCCAAAGCGTAAATATCACCATCAACGCCTTTTAGTGGCGTCATGAGAAGCGTACCACCTTGCAAGCTTTTTGCATCACCGATAGATGAGATCACGACATCAAGCTTATCGCCATGCCTTGCAAACGCAGGAAGCTTGGCTGTCACCATAACAGCAGCTGCGTTTTTTGACTTGATATCATCTGGATTTATCTTTACGTTTACACCTTGAAGCATGTTCGATAAAGACTGGATCGTAAATTTTGACGTCGAGCCGTCACCTGTGCCATTTAGCCCAACGACAAGGCCGTAACCTATTAGCTGGTTATCCCTTACGCCAACTATGCTTGCAAGCTCTTTTATCTGCGTAGCAAAAGCTGAAGTAGCTATCACTGAAGCTGCTACAAAAGATAAAAATTTTTTCATATTTTTTCCTAAAATTTAGCTATTTTAGGTTTTTAAAGCAAAAGATGTTCCAAATTTTTATAAACTATTGGAAGTAAGAGAGCGAAGTAGCTCCAAATTTTTTAAATTTTACAAGTTTATATGTAGAAATTTCATCGCTAAATTTAAAGTCGCTGTTGTGCTCAAAAACTATCATATAAATTTTCTCTTTTTTTAGCTGTGAGATTAAATTTAGAAGTTTTTTGTAGATATCGTCAAAACCAGCTCTTATGTCAAATGGCGGGTCAAGGTAGAGCAAGACCTTGCCATTTTGAGAATTTATAAGATCAG
Coding sequences within:
- a CDS encoding TIGR02757 family protein — its product is MSELKSLLDSHVLSKNTNLGLFEAPDPLQVATKFKEPNIALICALFAYGNAKMIVKFLNSLDFGLLDESEQNIKKNLSNFKYRFQNENDVREIFITLSRLKKEGDIEKILRQGLAKNGEMIEGVNELIKFIYKLNSYRSDGYEFFFGKSFEREPQSPYKRYNMYLRWMVRDSDIDLGLFKNLPKDKLLMPLDVHTHRVSLNLGLINRKSYDFKAVMDLTKKLREFDEFDPIKYDFALYRIGQSKELETIIKNLNQ
- a CDS encoding rod-binding protein, yielding MQIDNTLALNSYNEISANKIKNANAKQDALLKEQTDAFEAYMVKAVLDIALKEDEHNSLYPKAAGSDIYRSMYNDAMSKALSGNLGFSELLYDFLKRDS
- the flgN gene encoding flagellar export chaperone FlgN, with protein sequence MIKKLLDEAIGELDELINLTIQDIANIKEAKHSSVDESVKKKNALVRAFEDTKRALDKELLKVSKESGTTTLASVLDDEVKSKLVLMRSKLENLHKVNKEYARHVVAVKEFFDSLNEKIFGTKASEYGQDGNSIDNNFYKSRV
- a CDS encoding flagellar basal body P-ring protein FlgI; its protein translation is MKKFLSFVAASVIATSAFATQIKELASIVGVRDNQLIGYGLVVGLNGTGDGSTSKFTIQSLSNMLQGVNVKINPDDIKSKNAAAVMVTAKLPAFARHGDKLDVVISSIGDAKSLQGGTLLMTPLKGVDGDIYALAQGALSIGGKSMGRSGGNHPTVGSILNGALVEREVTYDIYNQDSIRLSLKDTNFKTALDIQNAINANISDDAAKAIDPRTVIVKKPDDVSIIELASAVLDLDVEYKPDEKIVVDERTGTIVSGINAVVSPVVLTHGAITIKIEPNSYDEAAQNDVNIGSDTSVAPSQNLLKISGEKTTVANVTRALNKLGATPSDIISILENLKRVGAIQVDLEII
- a CDS encoding flagellar biosynthesis anti-sigma factor FlgM; translated protein: MIRPLNQRPNFQANTLNKNSDAKVETQSKEVRTNENAKLKEIADAIENGTYQVDISKTARAVADALL
- the flgK gene encoding flagellar hook-associated protein FlgK translates to MANIFMSLGTGVSGLNAAQLQISTTGNNIANADSNYYTRQRVVQSASPAMNTVPGGVGTGTQVDTITRLHDEFAYSRLKYSSSNLENTAYKQRILQEATKYFPDLKDNGMVKDIQEYFSAWNNFASNPNAGAQKVNLINKASVLTASINRSSKMLYDMHEKIDETIKININEINSLGRQIANINKQIQRIESGADAGIKINANDLRDKRDELELAMSKLVNTAVYKSDLKSNSRVDTGITDQGKYYNLNIGGVSVVDGVNFHEISMSSTESGRYTKIYYEREDGRRIPMEEKITGGKIGAALDLRGRNYEPDNDKFSDGTIQKYIDNLNTFSKTLITSTNNIYAESAVEISNSDPISYLEGDKTLMNHDNSIRNGSFEAIVYDNKGNVVARKTINVNGTTTMNDTRYGNSIVKDFNSNSDDNKDNNMLNDVDDFFEASYFYDKNTKKGTFSLIPKQAQGLYSISIVDHGTNFPGAVGINRFFSGTDSNSIGINQNFTQDHTKLRAYSKPVIGNNEVANKMIQLQYQKQTFYSSGIALDRDETIEGYYRYLTTDMASDTEANNTIHDTNTSLQKTAEEEFQSTSGVDTNEELTNLIRFQASYGAAAKIITTVDQMLDTLLSLKQ